One window from the genome of Streptomyces sp. NBC_00287 encodes:
- a CDS encoding transglycosylase family protein produces the protein MLSGNGRHRRPRQAPALIVAAGVTGSAIAIPLLGASGASAAEGTTWDRVAECESGASWSENSGNGYYGGLQVTQENWERYGGTTYAASADQASRSQQIAVAERILADQGLAVWPTCGPLSGLDAESGSVDIDTGVASDEPASPDSSASPDSSASPDSSGLLDSIDGDSSDSKSDSSPSPEATANSAKSDKSSNSPEAGESAEPSTSPESDPSQEVDSEPTATPGRDNSDNSGQTEGDSALTDTGSTTENGTGTGRHRGEPAEEGAEEADGSYVVRVGDSLVGIADSLDLNGGWRGLYAANKSTVGTDPDLILPGQTLEVGVEPVEKQR, from the coding sequence ATGCTCTCCGGGAACGGTCGTCACCGTCGCCCCCGCCAGGCCCCGGCTCTCATCGTCGCGGCCGGAGTGACCGGCTCTGCCATCGCCATCCCGCTCCTCGGCGCCTCGGGCGCGAGCGCTGCCGAGGGCACGACCTGGGACCGGGTCGCGGAGTGCGAGAGCGGTGCCTCCTGGAGCGAGAACAGCGGCAACGGCTATTACGGCGGTCTCCAGGTCACCCAGGAGAACTGGGAGCGGTACGGCGGCACGACGTACGCCGCCAGCGCGGACCAGGCCAGCCGCTCCCAGCAGATAGCCGTCGCCGAGCGCATCCTCGCCGACCAGGGTCTCGCCGTCTGGCCGACCTGCGGCCCGCTCTCCGGCCTTGACGCCGAGTCGGGTTCGGTCGACATCGACACGGGCGTGGCGAGCGATGAGCCCGCTTCACCCGACTCCTCCGCTTCACCCGACTCCTCCGCTTCACCCGATTCATCCGGTTTGCTGGACTCCATCGACGGCGACTCCTCCGACTCGAAGTCCGATTCCTCCCCCTCGCCCGAGGCTACGGCCAACTCGGCTAAGTCGGACAAGTCCTCCAACTCCCCGGAGGCTGGGGAGTCCGCGGAACCCTCGACATCCCCCGAGAGCGACCCCTCTCAGGAAGTCGACAGCGAACCCACAGCCACCCCAGGGCGGGACAACTCGGACAACTCCGGTCAGACCGAAGGTGATTCCGCCCTCACCGACACCGGCTCCACCACCGAAAACGGCACCGGCACCGGCCGCCATCGCGGCGAACCCGCCGAAGAGGGTGCCGAAGAAGCCGACGGCTCGTACGTCGTCCGCGTCGGCGACAGTCTCGTGGGCATCGCGGACTCCCTTGACCTGAACGGCGGATGGCGCGGCCTCTACGCCGCCAACAAGTCGACCGTCGGTACCGACCCGGACCTCATCCTTCCCGGTCAGACCCTTGAAGTAGGGGTCGAACCGGTCGAAAAGCAGCGGTAG
- a CDS encoding cytochrome P450 family protein, giving the protein MTDHSTPAPNTPAPAPDLFTWEFAADPYPAYAWLREHAPVHRTTLPSGVEAWLVTRYADAKQALADQRLSKNPAHHDEPAHAKGKTGIPGERKAELMTHLLNIDPPDHTRLRRLVSKAFTPRRVAEFAPRVQELTDQLIDKFAHTGSADLIHEFAFPLPIYAICDLLGVPREDQDDFRDWAGMMIRHQGGPRGGVARSVKKMRGYLAELIHRKREALPAEPAPGEDLISGLIRASDHGEHLTENEAAAMAFILLFAGFETTVNLIGNGTFALLTHPDQRARLQQSLAAQETDLLETGVEELLRYDGPVELATWRFATQPLTIGGQDIAPGDPVLVVLAAADRDPERFADPDTLDLSRRDNQHLGYGHGIHYCLGAPLARLEGQTALATLLTRLPDLRLAVEPDDLRWRGGLIMRGLRTLPVEFTPSA; this is encoded by the coding sequence GTGACCGACCACTCCACCCCCGCCCCCAACACCCCCGCCCCGGCCCCCGACCTCTTCACCTGGGAGTTCGCCGCCGACCCCTACCCCGCCTACGCCTGGCTCCGTGAGCACGCCCCCGTGCACCGGACCACGCTCCCCAGCGGAGTGGAGGCCTGGCTGGTCACCCGTTACGCCGACGCCAAGCAGGCCCTGGCCGACCAGCGGCTCAGCAAGAACCCCGCACATCACGACGAGCCCGCCCACGCCAAGGGCAAGACCGGTATCCCCGGTGAGCGCAAGGCCGAGCTGATGACGCATCTGCTCAATATCGACCCGCCGGACCACACCCGGCTGCGACGGCTCGTCAGCAAGGCGTTCACGCCGCGCCGGGTCGCCGAGTTCGCGCCGCGCGTGCAGGAGCTCACCGACCAGCTCATCGACAAGTTCGCGCACACCGGCAGCGCCGACCTCATCCATGAGTTCGCCTTCCCGCTCCCCATCTACGCGATCTGCGATCTGCTCGGCGTCCCCCGCGAGGACCAGGACGACTTCCGGGACTGGGCGGGCATGATGATCCGCCACCAGGGCGGCCCCAGGGGCGGAGTCGCCCGGTCCGTGAAGAAGATGCGCGGCTATCTCGCCGAGCTCATCCACCGCAAGCGCGAGGCGCTGCCCGCCGAGCCCGCCCCCGGCGAGGACCTCATCTCCGGGCTCATCCGCGCCTCCGACCACGGCGAGCACCTCACCGAGAACGAGGCCGCGGCGATGGCCTTCATCCTTCTGTTCGCCGGCTTTGAAACCACGGTGAATTTGATCGGTAATGGAACATTTGCCCTGCTGACCCACCCCGATCAGAGGGCCCGCCTCCAGCAATCCCTCGCCGCACAGGAGACGGACCTCCTCGAAACCGGCGTAGAGGAACTCCTCCGCTACGACGGCCCCGTGGAGCTGGCCACCTGGCGCTTCGCCACGCAGCCCCTCACCATCGGCGGCCAGGACATCGCCCCCGGCGACCCGGTCCTCGTCGTCCTCGCCGCCGCCGACCGGGACCCGGAGCGGTTCGCCGACCCCGACACGCTCGACCTCTCCCGCCGCGACAACCAGCACCTCGGCTACGGCCATGGCATCCACTACTGCCTGGGCGCCCCGCTCGCCCGTCTGGAGGGTCAGACCGCGCTGGCCACCCTCCTCACCCGCCTCCCGGATCTCCGACTCGCGGTGGAACCGGATGATTTGCGCTGGCGTGGCGGGCTCATCATGCGCGGACTGCGCACGCTTCCGGTCGAGTTCACCCCGAGTGCCTGA
- a CDS encoding nucleoside triphosphate pyrophosphohydrolase, whose protein sequence is MNTTSPEATPAAAPGRIVLLTTSHRVAPGLLSWPAWQALHSADSVLCADGAHPQLPYLREAGIRVAEAAPTAEELVDICAGGRTVVVVATGEGEPALTDGLARLAGSGRVSMPELELLPASYDLPGARLLDLVQVMDRIRAECPWSSQQTHKGLAKYGIEEAYELVEAIEEGDRDELREELGDVLLQVVFHARIAEEDPDAPFSIDDVAGTIVAKLIHRHPHVFGDETATTPEEVKEHWLRTKATEKRRESVTDGIPLGQPGLALAAKLASRVRTAGLDVPLPQTEGIGYDLLALAVRAEAEGVDPEAALRAAGRAYRDAVRAAEGLEG, encoded by the coding sequence GTGAACACCACCAGCCCCGAAGCCACGCCCGCCGCCGCCCCCGGCCGCATCGTCCTGCTCACCACCAGCCACCGCGTCGCCCCCGGCCTGCTGTCCTGGCCCGCCTGGCAGGCGCTGCACTCCGCCGACAGCGTGCTGTGCGCGGACGGCGCCCACCCGCAGCTGCCGTATCTGCGCGAGGCGGGGATACGGGTGGCCGAGGCGGCGCCGACCGCCGAGGAGCTGGTCGACATCTGCGCCGGCGGCCGCACCGTCGTGGTCGTGGCGACCGGCGAGGGCGAACCGGCGCTGACCGACGGCCTCGCCCGCCTCGCCGGCTCCGGCCGCGTCAGCATGCCGGAGCTGGAACTGCTCCCCGCCTCCTACGACCTGCCGGGCGCCCGCCTGCTCGACCTCGTCCAGGTCATGGACCGCATCCGCGCCGAGTGCCCCTGGTCGTCCCAGCAGACCCACAAGGGGCTGGCCAAGTACGGCATCGAGGAGGCCTATGAACTCGTCGAGGCCATCGAGGAAGGGGACCGGGACGAACTGCGCGAGGAACTGGGGGACGTCCTCCTCCAGGTCGTCTTCCACGCCCGCATCGCCGAGGAGGATCCCGACGCGCCCTTCTCCATCGACGATGTCGCCGGCACCATCGTCGCCAAGCTGATCCACCGCCACCCGCATGTCTTCGGAGACGAGACGGCCACCACCCCGGAGGAGGTCAAGGAGCACTGGCTGCGGACCAAGGCGACAGAGAAGCGCAGGGAGTCCGTCACCGACGGCATCCCCCTCGGCCAGCCGGGCCTCGCCCTCGCGGCGAAGCTGGCGTCCCGCGTCAGAACGGCCGGTCTTGACGTCCCCCTGCCGCAGACCGAGGGCATCGGCTACGACCTCCTCGCCCTCGCGGTGCGCGCCGAGGCGGAGGGCGTGGACCCGGAGGCCGCGCTGCGGGCGGCGGGACGGGCATACCGGGATGCGGTGCGGGCTGCCGAGGGCCTGGAAGGTTAG